A single window of Archangium gephyra DNA harbors:
- a CDS encoding PAS domain-containing protein, giving the protein MPGSSPPPEDPHHDELLFHAFAAAMPHIVWTSAGGGAASVFNPAWHAFTGLPTQLPGAAAWLVALHPDEVTAATSAWEEARATEAQFERELRLRRADGVYRWHHIRCVPVKTPEGSVRWLGSATDIHERKTQEVRFELVVEGAGIGIWFCDLPVTTVTCNATYRQLYGLPAEALVTADVLFRAIHPDDLARANEAVRRAVEDQEPYLLDFRVVIGEGEKAQVRWLQATGRVFYDAHGRPERFDGITRDITAQRQLEESLRRTLIEKDESLRTLEVINATGQSLAAELQLEKLVQGVTDAATRLSKASFGAFFYNVLNEQGQSYMLYTLSGVPRETFDKFPMPRATRVFEPTFKGEGIIRSDDITRDPRYGHNPRTRECPPATCPCAATSRCR; this is encoded by the coding sequence ATGCCAGGAAGCAGTCCACCGCCCGAGGATCCCCACCACGATGAACTGCTCTTCCACGCCTTCGCCGCGGCGATGCCTCACATCGTATGGACCTCCGCGGGAGGAGGGGCGGCGAGTGTCTTCAACCCCGCCTGGCACGCCTTCACGGGCCTTCCCACGCAGCTGCCAGGTGCCGCCGCGTGGCTCGTCGCGCTGCACCCGGACGAGGTGACCGCGGCGACGTCCGCATGGGAAGAAGCCCGTGCCACCGAGGCACAATTCGAACGCGAGCTCCGGCTGCGCCGCGCGGATGGCGTCTATCGCTGGCACCACATCCGGTGTGTGCCGGTGAAGACTCCGGAGGGCTCGGTCCGCTGGCTGGGAAGCGCCACCGACATCCACGAGCGCAAGACCCAGGAGGTCCGCTTCGAGCTCGTCGTCGAGGGGGCCGGTATCGGAATCTGGTTCTGCGACCTGCCGGTGACGACCGTGACGTGCAACGCCACCTACCGGCAGCTGTATGGCCTTCCCGCCGAAGCCCTGGTGACGGCGGACGTGCTGTTCCGCGCGATCCACCCGGATGATCTGGCTCGGGCGAACGAGGCGGTCCGGCGTGCCGTCGAGGACCAGGAGCCGTACCTTCTCGACTTCCGGGTGGTGATCGGCGAGGGCGAGAAGGCCCAGGTGCGGTGGCTTCAAGCGACCGGCCGCGTCTTCTACGATGCCCACGGCCGTCCGGAGCGGTTCGACGGCATCACCCGCGACATCACGGCCCAGCGGCAGCTCGAGGAGTCACTCCGGCGGACGCTGATCGAAAAGGACGAATCGCTCCGGACCCTGGAGGTCATCAACGCGACGGGCCAGTCGTTGGCCGCCGAGCTCCAGCTCGAGAAGCTGGTTCAAGGCGTGACCGATGCCGCGACGCGACTGTCCAAGGCTTCGTTCGGCGCGTTCTTCTACAACGTGCTCAACGAGCAGGGGCAGTCGTACATGCTGTACACGCTCTCGGGCGTCCCACGAGAGACCTTCGACAAGTTCCCCATGCCTCGCGCGACCCGGGTGTTCGAGCCCACGTTCAAGGGCGAGGGCATCATCCGCAGCGACGACATCACCCGGGATCCACGCTACGGACACAACCCCCGTACCAGGGAATGCCCCCCGGCCACCTGCCCGTGCGCAGCTACCTCGCGGTGCCGGTGA
- a CDS encoding HAMP domain-containing sensor histidine kinase: protein MPPGHLPVRSYLAVPVKSRSGEVLGGLFFGHPVPGVFTEREERLVAGLAAQAAVAMDNARLFQRAQEAITSRDTFLSIASHELRTPITSMKMQTQYMRKRIANNDPSAFLPERVTRLVEQTERSIGRLSRLVEDMLDISRIAIGRLNMQFERVELSALTREVVERFGPQLGEAGHTLELHLTPGLVGRWDRDRLEQVLANLLTNALKYAPGAALKVTTRTLGTSAILEVEDRGPGIAPKDQHRIFERFERLVDASQISGLGLGLHISKHIVEAHGGTIRVHSALGEGASFVVELPISGPSGQG from the coding sequence ATGCCCCCCGGCCACCTGCCCGTGCGCAGCTACCTCGCGGTGCCGGTGAAGTCCCGCTCGGGCGAGGTGCTGGGGGGGTTGTTCTTCGGCCACCCCGTGCCGGGCGTCTTCACCGAGCGGGAGGAGCGGCTCGTGGCGGGGCTCGCGGCCCAGGCCGCCGTGGCCATGGACAACGCCCGGCTGTTCCAGCGCGCCCAGGAGGCCATCACCTCGCGGGACACCTTCTTGTCCATCGCCTCGCACGAGCTGCGCACGCCCATCACCTCGATGAAGATGCAGACGCAGTACATGCGCAAGCGGATCGCCAACAACGATCCCTCCGCCTTCTTGCCCGAGCGCGTCACCCGGCTGGTCGAGCAGACCGAGCGCTCCATCGGCAGGCTCAGCCGGCTCGTCGAGGACATGCTCGACATCTCGCGCATCGCCATCGGCCGGTTGAACATGCAGTTCGAGCGGGTGGAGCTCAGCGCGCTCACGCGAGAGGTGGTCGAGCGCTTCGGCCCGCAGTTGGGCGAGGCCGGCCACACGCTCGAGCTGCACCTCACGCCTGGCCTCGTGGGCAGGTGGGACCGGGATCGGCTCGAGCAGGTGCTGGCCAATCTGCTCACCAACGCCCTCAAATACGCGCCGGGCGCCGCGCTGAAGGTGACCACACGCACGCTCGGCACCTCCGCCATTCTCGAGGTCGAGGATCGCGGGCCGGGCATCGCACCGAAGGATCAGCACCGCATCTTCGAGCGGTTCGAGCGGCTCGTCGATGCGAGCCAGATCAGCGGTCTGGGGCTGGGCCTCCATATCTCCAAACACATCGTCGAGGCGCATGGCGGAACGATCCGGGTGCACAGCGCCCTCGGCGAAGGTGCGAGCTTCGTCGTCGAGCTCCCCATCTCAGGACCCTCGGGACAAGGGTGA
- a CDS encoding type IV pilus twitching motility protein PilT — protein MARFDAFIEKLYKEAGVAIMLETGSGINLRTAAGNVPMVKAGLNSQQIIGALSEILPADMRGSFPTEGVSTFNYAAPAGAVQVKVQNVAGHLKVALVPQKAAPAANVVAVPLPAPAAAGLDLPPASEDDKLELASPADMMDLAARGAGGAFTAGPGAAPARAPTAPAAGPRAVPTAAPAAAKAPTPAPAAPAPAAEVKSSIQVIPVDDGPDSDAAQALRALLDRMLDKKASDLHLSSQVVPMLRIDGDMVAQEDYRPLSNDRLKAMLWTIAPEKNKKQWEETRDTDFAHETERARFRVNVFEDRKGIGSVMRQIPTKIMSAEDMGLSKHILDLCYLSKGLVLVTGPTGSGKSTTLAAMIDYINRNREDHIITIEDPIEFVHPNKKCLVNQREVHVHTHGFKNALRAALREDPDIVLVGEMRDLETIAIAIETAETGHLVFGTLHTNTAPSTVDRIIDQFPADRQEQIRMMLSESLKGVISQMLVKKIGGGRVPAQEVLLCTSSVANLIREGKTFQIPSIMQTSRGIGMQTLNDALLDLVKKKLCEPNDAYIKAIAKNEFKQMLERSGFKIDLPTS, from the coding sequence ATGGCTCGGTTCGACGCCTTCATCGAGAAGCTCTACAAGGAAGCCGGTGTCGCCATCATGTTGGAGACCGGCAGCGGCATCAATCTGCGGACCGCCGCGGGCAACGTCCCCATGGTCAAGGCGGGTCTCAACTCGCAGCAGATCATCGGTGCGCTCTCGGAGATCCTCCCCGCGGACATGCGGGGCAGCTTCCCCACCGAGGGAGTCTCCACCTTCAACTATGCCGCTCCCGCCGGTGCGGTGCAGGTCAAGGTGCAGAACGTCGCCGGCCACCTGAAGGTGGCGCTGGTGCCCCAGAAGGCGGCGCCGGCCGCGAACGTCGTCGCGGTGCCGCTCCCGGCCCCGGCCGCGGCCGGCCTGGATCTGCCGCCCGCCTCCGAGGATGACAAGCTGGAGCTGGCCTCCCCGGCGGACATGATGGACCTGGCCGCCCGCGGTGCCGGTGGTGCCTTCACCGCCGGCCCTGGTGCCGCCCCGGCGCGTGCTCCCACCGCTCCGGCCGCCGGTCCTCGCGCCGTCCCCACCGCCGCGCCCGCGGCCGCCAAGGCCCCCACGCCGGCTCCCGCCGCGCCCGCTCCCGCCGCCGAGGTGAAGTCCTCCATCCAGGTCATCCCCGTCGACGACGGGCCGGACTCGGACGCGGCCCAGGCCCTGCGCGCGCTGCTGGATCGCATGCTCGACAAGAAGGCCTCCGACCTCCACCTGTCCAGCCAGGTGGTGCCCATGCTGCGCATCGACGGCGACATGGTGGCGCAGGAGGACTACCGGCCCCTCTCCAACGATCGCCTCAAGGCGATGCTCTGGACGATCGCGCCGGAGAAGAACAAGAAGCAGTGGGAGGAGACGCGCGACACGGACTTCGCCCATGAGACCGAGCGCGCCCGCTTCCGCGTCAACGTCTTCGAGGATCGCAAGGGCATCGGCTCCGTGATGCGGCAGATCCCCACGAAGATCATGTCCGCCGAGGACATGGGGCTCTCCAAGCACATCCTCGACCTGTGCTACCTCAGCAAGGGCCTGGTGCTCGTCACCGGTCCCACGGGCTCCGGTAAGTCCACCACGCTGGCCGCGATGATTGACTACATCAATCGCAATCGCGAGGACCACATCATCACGATCGAGGACCCGATCGAGTTCGTGCACCCGAACAAGAAGTGCCTGGTCAACCAGCGCGAGGTGCACGTCCACACGCACGGCTTCAAGAACGCCCTGCGCGCCGCCCTCCGCGAAGACCCGGACATCGTGCTCGTCGGCGAAATGCGAGACCTCGAGACGATCGCCATCGCGATTGAAACGGCCGAAACGGGCCACCTCGTCTTCGGAACGCTGCACACCAACACGGCGCCCTCGACGGTGGACCGCATCATCGACCAGTTCCCCGCGGACCGGCAGGAGCAGATCCGCATGATGCTCTCCGAGTCCCTCAAGGGCGTCATCTCGCAGATGCTGGTCAAGAAGATCGGCGGAGGCCGCGTGCCCGCGCAGGAAGTGCTCCTGTGCACCAGCTCCGTGGCCAACCTCATCCGCGAGGGCAAGACGTTCCAGATTCCCTCCATCATGCAGACCTCGCGCGGCATCGGCATGCAGACGCTCAACGACGCCCTGTTGGATCTGGTGAAGAAGAAGCTCTGCGAGCCCAACGACGCCTACATCAAGGCCATCGCCAAGAACGAGTTCAAGCAGATGCTGGAGCGCTCGGGCTTCAAGATCGATCTGCCCACCTCCTGA
- the rnk gene encoding nucleoside diphosphate kinase regulator — protein MTQERPIIVTETDLDRLQRVIEQYSSGPNAPLAEMLDVELGRAEVTSSQEVPPDVVTMNSTVVFEDEETGTRREVTLCYPWDARGDEGRVSVLAPVGSALIGLSVGQSIAWPMPGGRTRTLRIVAVPYQPEAAGHFHL, from the coding sequence ATGACCCAAGAGCGACCCATCATCGTCACGGAGACCGACCTGGACCGTCTGCAGCGCGTCATCGAGCAATACAGCAGTGGGCCCAACGCCCCGCTGGCCGAGATGTTGGATGTGGAGCTGGGCCGGGCCGAGGTGACGAGCTCCCAGGAAGTCCCTCCGGACGTGGTGACGATGAACAGCACCGTCGTCTTCGAGGACGAGGAGACGGGCACACGCCGGGAGGTGACGCTCTGCTATCCGTGGGATGCACGCGGCGACGAAGGCCGCGTCTCCGTGCTCGCGCCTGTCGGGAGTGCGCTCATCGGACTGTCCGTGGGCCAGTCCATCGCGTGGCCCATGCCGGGCGGACGGACCCGCACGCTCCGCATCGTCGCCGTGCCGTATCAGCCGGAGGCGGCGGGGCACTTCCACCTCTAA
- a CDS encoding GNAT family N-acetyltransferase produces MTPPCRPSFRPVTASDDAFLFELYASTRAEELAAWGWSAAQQEPFLRMQWLAQKRGYEARYPSEGHCILEHDGRPLGRLWVVRGEHELLLVDVTLLPTYRGTGLGTSVLRALQEEAAAAGKPLRLHVLRNNPALRLYTRLGFTPMAEAGQGTPEPYVALEWVPPRRAG; encoded by the coding sequence ATGACGCCCCCCTGCCGTCCGAGCTTCCGTCCCGTCACCGCGAGTGATGACGCCTTCCTCTTCGAGCTCTACGCGAGCACCCGTGCGGAGGAACTGGCGGCCTGGGGCTGGAGCGCGGCGCAGCAGGAGCCCTTCCTGCGCATGCAGTGGCTGGCGCAGAAGCGCGGTTACGAGGCGCGCTACCCCTCCGAGGGCCACTGCATCCTCGAGCACGACGGCCGGCCCTTGGGCCGCCTCTGGGTGGTCCGTGGCGAGCACGAGCTGCTTCTGGTGGATGTGACGCTGCTGCCCACGTACCGGGGCACGGGCCTGGGCACCTCGGTGCTGCGCGCGCTCCAGGAGGAGGCCGCGGCGGCCGGCAAGCCCTTGAGGCTCCATGTCCTGCGGAACAACCCGGCCCTGCGGCTCTACACCCGGCTGGGATTCACGCCCATGGCCGAGGCGGGGCAGGGGACGCCGGAGCCCTACGTCGCGCTGGAGTGGGTGCCCCCGCGGCGCGCGGGGTGA
- a CDS encoding DUF7151 family protein has translation MSLCAALALSACTAEGPRGPQGEAGPQGPQGPAGQPGAAGTGTLVRTSLEPAGANCAMAGSKLEVGTDANGNGTLDDAEVDAAQTRYVCNGAQGARGEPGPAGGPMGPAGPEGKRALVKTSAEAAGANCATGGIKLEAGVDADSNGTLDTAEVDWTLTRYVCNGAQGIQGIPGATGATGAMGAKGDTGATGAAGARALVKTSAEAAGANCATGGVKLEAGVDANGNSTLDTAEVDAALTRYVCNGAQGPQGIPGATGPAGATGPAGAAGARALVKTSAEAAGANCATGGVKLEAGVDANDNSTLDTAEVNAALTRYVCNGAQGPQGIPGATGPAGATGPAGATGATGATGATGATGATGPQGTPGALHIYGDGSGGALSLAFGNTLDLTTQAGFNALAGRHHLQFTTINIAGNLVVPSGTVLRATGDVTVTGTITVASGAQDVGGGPPNPGVALAASGTNAGGIGLSPLAASMIKRPSAAAGGAGDRGATVVSGGEGGGAVVILSRGNVNILAGGNIIANGNSGINPAGAADVAGSGGGAGGIIIIGAKGNITVAGALRANGGAGAPGINGNTVNTQGAGGGGGGGGGIIHLVASASPAITGTLQVTAGAAGADVFVGTFSAQGGGGGACGGNGGTGGTVGTAGTVTAQAGANGYTFTTVVPEPENLFVH, from the coding sequence ATGTCCCTCTGTGCCGCACTGGCGCTCTCGGCCTGCACGGCCGAAGGCCCCCGGGGACCGCAGGGTGAGGCAGGACCTCAAGGGCCCCAAGGACCGGCGGGACAACCCGGAGCGGCGGGCACGGGCACGCTGGTACGGACCTCGCTCGAGCCGGCGGGTGCCAACTGCGCGATGGCGGGCTCGAAGCTCGAGGTCGGCACGGATGCCAATGGGAACGGCACCCTGGACGACGCGGAGGTGGACGCCGCCCAGACGCGTTACGTGTGCAACGGAGCCCAGGGAGCCCGGGGTGAGCCCGGCCCCGCGGGTGGACCCATGGGCCCCGCGGGACCGGAAGGAAAGCGCGCGCTGGTGAAGACGTCGGCCGAGGCGGCCGGAGCCAACTGCGCCACCGGCGGCATCAAGCTCGAGGCCGGCGTGGATGCCGACAGCAACGGCACCTTGGACACGGCCGAGGTGGACTGGACCCTGACCCGCTACGTGTGCAACGGGGCCCAGGGTATTCAAGGCATCCCGGGTGCCACGGGTGCCACCGGGGCCATGGGAGCCAAGGGCGACACCGGCGCCACGGGCGCGGCGGGAGCCCGGGCCCTGGTGAAGACGTCGGCCGAGGCGGCCGGGGCCAACTGCGCCACCGGCGGCGTCAAGCTCGAGGCCGGCGTGGACGCCAACGGCAACAGCACGTTGGACACGGCCGAGGTGGACGCGGCCCTCACCCGCTACGTGTGCAATGGCGCCCAGGGTCCCCAGGGCATCCCCGGTGCCACCGGCCCGGCGGGAGCCACCGGCCCGGCGGGCGCGGCGGGAGCCCGGGCCCTGGTGAAGACGTCGGCCGAGGCGGCCGGGGCCAACTGCGCCACCGGCGGCGTCAAGCTCGAGGCCGGCGTGGATGCCAATGACAACAGCACGTTGGACACGGCCGAGGTGAACGCGGCCCTCACCCGCTACGTGTGCAATGGCGCCCAGGGTCCCCAGGGCATCCCGGGAGCCACCGGCCCGGCGGGAGCCACCGGCCCGGCGGGAGCCACCGGAGCGACGGGCGCTACCGGTGCGACAGGCGCCACCGGTGCGACGGGGCCGCAGGGTACGCCGGGCGCGCTCCACATCTACGGGGACGGCTCCGGCGGAGCGCTCTCGTTGGCCTTCGGCAACACGCTGGACCTGACCACGCAGGCCGGCTTCAACGCCCTGGCGGGTCGCCACCACCTGCAGTTCACCACCATCAACATCGCCGGTAACCTCGTCGTCCCGAGCGGGACGGTGCTGCGCGCCACGGGTGACGTCACGGTGACGGGCACCATCACCGTGGCTTCTGGGGCGCAGGACGTGGGAGGTGGCCCGCCCAACCCGGGCGTGGCGCTGGCGGCCTCGGGCACCAACGCCGGAGGTATCGGGCTCAGCCCGCTCGCCGCGTCCATGATCAAGCGCCCGTCCGCGGCGGCGGGAGGCGCGGGGGACCGGGGCGCGACCGTGGTGTCTGGCGGCGAGGGCGGCGGCGCAGTGGTCATCCTGTCCCGGGGCAACGTCAACATCCTCGCGGGCGGCAACATCATTGCGAACGGCAACAGCGGCATCAACCCGGCTGGCGCCGCCGATGTCGCGGGCTCGGGAGGAGGGGCGGGCGGCATCATCATCATCGGCGCCAAGGGCAACATCACCGTGGCCGGAGCCCTGCGCGCCAACGGTGGAGCGGGCGCCCCCGGCATCAACGGCAACACCGTCAATACCCAGGGAGCGGGTGGCGGTGGCGGTGGCGGTGGCGGCATCATCCACCTCGTCGCGTCTGCGAGCCCAGCCATTACCGGAACGCTCCAGGTAACCGCCGGGGCCGCGGGGGCTGATGTCTTCGTGGGCACGTTCAGCGCGCAAGGCGGAGGGGGTGGCGCGTGCGGTGGCAACGGGGGCACCGGTGGCACGGTGGGTACCGCCGGTACCGTGACTGCTCAGGCGGGGGCGAATGGGTACACCTTCACGACGGTGGTGCCCGAGCCGGAGAACCTGTTCGTGCACTGA
- a CDS encoding phage tail protein: protein MSEQFIGEIRMFAGNFPPRGWQFCQGQILPIAQNTALFSILGTTYGGNGTTTFALPDLRGRYPMQPGQGPGLTPRTLGEQGGSENVTLIATQMPAHNHTLTANGAAGDSISPQGGFNAGLTLSGTGQPESLYASSANTTMNPAAIGLAGGSQPHNNMPPYTCVNFIIAVEGIYPSRN, encoded by the coding sequence ATGTCGGAGCAGTTTATCGGGGAAATCCGGATGTTCGCTGGCAACTTCCCGCCTCGGGGCTGGCAGTTCTGCCAGGGCCAGATCCTGCCCATCGCACAGAACACCGCCCTCTTCTCCATCCTGGGCACCACCTACGGTGGCAACGGGACGACGACGTTCGCGCTGCCGGACCTGCGCGGCCGCTACCCGATGCAGCCGGGCCAGGGGCCGGGGCTGACGCCTCGCACCCTGGGGGAGCAGGGCGGCTCGGAGAACGTCACCCTGATCGCCACGCAGATGCCCGCGCACAACCACACGCTGACCGCCAACGGCGCCGCCGGTGACAGCATTTCGCCCCAAGGGGGCTTCAACGCGGGGCTGACGCTCTCGGGGACCGGCCAGCCGGAGTCCCTGTATGCCAGCAGCGCCAACACCACCATGAACCCCGCGGCCATCGGCCTGGCGGGAGGCAGCCAGCCCCACAACAACATGCCGCCCTACACGTGCGTGAACTTCATCATCGCGGTCGAGGGCATCTACCCCTCGCGCAACTGA
- a CDS encoding MFS transporter, translating to MSLAVLRRHVLRSFAALATAVPLFRPGNSLPGSAAPLMGAPPVGTTPTSTPGTAARSALRGSLKASVAEGIVAEVFTACAGATVLTAWALALKLGPFLVGVMTALPFFAQFVQFPAAWLTSTFGHRRVALTAVCLSRQVMLPLCVLPWLPLGLQGQQRLLVGVAAVSAVLGVIGNNAWVAWMGELVPESFRGRFFGRRTALCTLGGTVTSLVAGVLMDRLRPPEGVGLGLPLLAAMACGAGVVTTLLMARQHDPAPDKEKAKLDFGVALLPLRDERARRVLVYQVAWNAAVGLSAPFFSFHMLKNLKMSFLTMALYLAAVAGMRMLAAPVWGRLIDRLGAQPVLLACSLGIGFVPAIWLFPTATFLWPLLADVVLAGVLWGGHALAAFALPLSVAPRRGRPFYLAAFSTAGGLAYAAASALGGGLASLLPTEFILGGHLWVNLHVLFVLSSVARLAAAFLAMRIVEPDAKPVCSLGGLLSLVGSRLQARAAQVPAPAPVLAEPQSANAES from the coding sequence GTGTCTCTCGCCGTCCTGCGCCGTCACGTCCTCCGCAGCTTCGCTGCCCTGGCCACCGCCGTCCCCCTCTTCCGGCCCGGAAACTCGCTGCCGGGCTCGGCCGCCCCGTTGATGGGGGCGCCCCCGGTGGGTACCACTCCCACATCCACCCCCGGCACCGCGGCGCGGAGCGCCCTGCGCGGCTCGCTGAAGGCCTCGGTGGCCGAGGGCATTGTCGCGGAGGTGTTCACCGCGTGCGCGGGGGCCACGGTGCTCACCGCGTGGGCGCTGGCGCTGAAGCTGGGGCCCTTCCTGGTGGGGGTGATGACGGCGCTGCCCTTCTTCGCCCAATTCGTGCAGTTCCCGGCGGCGTGGCTGACGTCCACCTTCGGGCACCGGCGGGTGGCGCTCACGGCGGTGTGCCTGTCGCGCCAGGTGATGCTGCCGTTGTGCGTGCTGCCGTGGCTGCCGCTGGGGCTGCAGGGACAGCAGCGGCTGCTGGTGGGCGTGGCGGCGGTGTCGGCGGTGCTGGGCGTCATTGGGAACAACGCCTGGGTGGCGTGGATGGGCGAGCTGGTGCCCGAGTCCTTCCGAGGGCGCTTCTTCGGCCGGCGCACGGCGCTGTGCACGCTGGGCGGCACGGTGACGTCGCTGGTGGCGGGCGTGCTGATGGACAGGCTGCGCCCGCCCGAGGGCGTGGGCCTGGGCCTGCCGCTGCTGGCGGCGATGGCGTGCGGGGCGGGCGTGGTGACGACGCTGCTGATGGCGCGCCAGCATGATCCCGCGCCGGACAAGGAGAAGGCGAAGCTGGACTTCGGCGTGGCGCTGTTGCCACTGCGGGACGAGCGGGCGCGCCGGGTGCTGGTGTACCAGGTGGCGTGGAACGCGGCGGTGGGGCTCTCCGCGCCCTTCTTCTCGTTCCACATGCTGAAGAACCTGAAGATGAGCTTCCTGACGATGGCGCTGTACCTGGCGGCGGTGGCCGGGATGCGCATGCTGGCCGCGCCGGTGTGGGGCAGGCTCATCGACAGGCTGGGGGCGCAGCCGGTGCTGCTGGCGTGCTCGCTGGGCATTGGCTTCGTCCCGGCCATCTGGCTCTTCCCGACGGCCACGTTCCTCTGGCCGCTGCTGGCGGACGTGGTGCTGGCGGGAGTGCTCTGGGGAGGCCATGCCCTGGCGGCCTTCGCGCTGCCGCTGTCGGTGGCGCCGCGCCGGGGCCGGCCCTTCTACCTGGCGGCGTTCTCCACGGCGGGAGGCCTGGCCTACGCGGCGGCCTCGGCGCTGGGCGGGGGACTGGCGAGCCTGCTGCCCACGGAGTTCATCCTCGGGGGCCACCTGTGGGTGAACCTGCACGTGCTCTTCGTGCTGTCCTCGGTGGCGCGGCTGGCGGCGGCCTTCCTGGCCATGCGCATCGTCGAGCCGGACGCGAAGCCGGTGTGCTCGCTGGGGGGGCTGCTGTCGCTGGTGGGCTCACGGCTCCAGGCCCGCGCGGCGCAGGTGCCCGCCCCCGCCCCGGTGCTCGCCGAGCCCCAGTCCGCCAACGCGGAGTCCTGA
- a CDS encoding polyprenyl synthetase family protein, with amino-acid sequence MELARELADFLGSVEQRLGTMLADGDAGPGVKGDTLMEAARHLCIGTGGKRARPMLVRLFGGAVNMAPEKLVDVAVAAEMIHSSSLLHDDVVDAGMYRRARPTVNARWGNIVAVMSGDLILSTALHRLAHLDPRLTQTALSVVVEMSRAAITEVEARGNLELPLERLRFIAEGKTGSLFGWCGSAAATLADKPEAAQRFDLFGRRFGVAFQIADDIRDVLGTDPGKPRYADVLSGTPSLPILLAVARDGTLKTKLKDAWAFTTVNPERTRAIGDAIEATGVVELAMERMNKELEAAVDALGPYAQQGTGAELVDWARKLSVGIAAQAQERSRAA; translated from the coding sequence ATGGAACTCGCGCGTGAGCTGGCGGATTTTCTGGGGAGCGTGGAGCAGCGGCTGGGCACCATGCTGGCGGACGGGGATGCGGGCCCGGGTGTGAAGGGCGACACGCTGATGGAGGCCGCGCGCCACCTGTGCATCGGCACCGGCGGCAAGCGCGCCCGCCCCATGCTGGTGCGCCTGTTCGGCGGCGCGGTGAACATGGCCCCCGAGAAGCTGGTGGACGTGGCCGTGGCCGCGGAGATGATCCACTCCTCCAGCCTCCTGCACGACGACGTGGTGGACGCCGGCATGTACCGCCGCGCCCGGCCCACGGTGAACGCCCGCTGGGGCAACATCGTCGCCGTCATGAGTGGAGACCTCATCCTCTCCACCGCGCTGCACCGCCTGGCCCACCTGGATCCGCGCCTCACCCAGACGGCCCTCTCCGTGGTGGTGGAGATGTCGCGCGCCGCCATCACCGAGGTGGAGGCCCGCGGCAACCTGGAGCTGCCCCTGGAGCGCCTGCGCTTCATCGCCGAGGGCAAGACGGGCTCGCTCTTCGGCTGGTGCGGCAGCGCCGCCGCGACGCTCGCCGACAAGCCCGAGGCCGCCCAGCGCTTCGATCTCTTCGGCCGCCGCTTCGGCGTGGCCTTCCAGATCGCCGATGACATCCGCGACGTGCTCGGCACGGATCCGGGCAAGCCGCGCTACGCGGACGTGCTCTCGGGCACGCCCTCGCTGCCCATCCTCCTGGCGGTGGCGCGCGACGGCACGCTGAAGACCAAGCTCAAGGACGCCTGGGCCTTCACCACCGTCAACCCCGAGCGCACCCGCGCCATTGGCGACGCCATCGAGGCCACGGGCGTCGTCGAGCTGGCCATGGAGCGGATGAACAAGGAGCTGGAGGCCGCGGTGGACGCGCTGGGGCCGTACGCGCAGCAGGGCACGGGCGCGGAGCTGGTGGACTGGGCGCGCAAGCTGTCGGTGGGCATCGCCGCCCAGGCGCAGGAGCGGAGCCGCGCCGCATGA
- a CDS encoding GbsR/MarR family transcriptional regulator → MKGYLWTSGVEAARGEGSSNGHLSPWEAIAIDAVGNVIEFWGFKRNQGRVWALLYLRGEPLTAGELERELELSKGGVSMLLRDLERWGVIRRVRSPQDSAWRYGAETDLIRMVSHVIEEREAGFIERIRADLAEAHRLAVATGNVPREHLARLEKMATLAEHVERALRLFIKTARLDVGGILGALREDSSRQ, encoded by the coding sequence ATGAAAGGCTACCTGTGGACGAGTGGTGTCGAAGCGGCCCGGGGGGAGGGCTCCAGCAACGGTCATCTCTCTCCCTGGGAAGCCATCGCCATCGACGCGGTGGGCAACGTCATTGAATTCTGGGGCTTCAAGCGCAACCAGGGCCGCGTCTGGGCCCTGCTGTACCTGCGCGGCGAGCCCCTCACCGCCGGGGAGCTCGAGCGCGAGCTGGAGCTGTCCAAGGGCGGCGTGTCCATGCTGCTGAGGGACCTGGAGCGCTGGGGTGTGATCCGCCGCGTGCGCTCGCCCCAGGACAGCGCCTGGCGCTACGGGGCGGAGACGGACCTCATCCGCATGGTGTCGCACGTGATTGAGGAGCGGGAGGCGGGGTTCATCGAGCGGATCCGCGCCGACCTGGCCGAGGCCCACCGGCTGGCGGTGGCGACGGGGAACGTTCCCCGTGAACACCTCGCGCGGCTGGAGAAGATGGCCACGCTTGCCGAGCACGTGGAGCGCGCGCTACGGCTGTTCATCAAGACGGCGCGCCTGGACGTGGGCGGCATCCTCGGCGCGCTGCGCGAGGACTCGTCGCGGCAGTGA